The Hippoglossus hippoglossus isolate fHipHip1 chromosome 16, fHipHip1.pri, whole genome shotgun sequence genomic sequence gctccTCTGTTCCGAGGGCGGGGGGGTTCACATCAGACCGAGGCGTGTTCCCTCCTCACACTGTCAGACTGGAGGCCGGCCTGTATTTAGAGGAAGGGGATGAGAAAGACGTGGAGCTCATTCATGGCACCTTGAAGCAACAACAACCTCCCAGTTTGTCCAGCGAGTCCCAGATATGTCATTGAAAGTCTCCCATTGACAAATACTGTgaacagtatatatatttatcactaCAGCACCAAACGTGGATGAATCTATCGCTGAACCAGTCCTTAACAAATCAGCGTATCCCTCCTGTTTGCTAAAGGTGTTGAGAGGAACTTGTTGTTAGTCGGAGTTTCTTCATGGGATTTgataaaaggaggaaaaaagaattATACAATTCCTTTAACTCGGGGGGAAATAAAACCTTCTGACGGTTTCTCAAGTTGAGAGAAGTGCCCACAGTATGTTTACATGGTGATTCCTCTTGGCTGCTGCAAATCCTtgaactttcttttttcccttccaGTTACTACAGAGACGCTCTCCTCCACCAACTGGCTGCGGAGCCACTGGAGCCGAGCTgaatggagagagagcagaaaagaaaacaggccTTTCAGCCCCGAGGATCAACTTTGATAGCAGTTGGAGCGCTGCCAGCAGCTCGGGTTCACGGGTTTGTTTCCTCATtcaacgagagagagagactccatTTTtatatgcccccccccccccccctctctctcttttagagacggcctctctctctcagaggaATGTGAGGAGGCTGCACATGGCAGGAAGTGAAATGAAAGGGTTTATTTGTTGCCGTGACGCTTCGGGCCTGTGTTGTAATGCCCAAAAATATCAAGTATTAACTAATGAAGAGAAAAGTTATCGACTGTGTTGTTAAATCACGTTTCTGAATGTGACTCAGCTGATGTGAGCAGCTCAGGAgggtcagtgcatgtctgtgcaCGATGGGATGGATGCATGCTTGTTGAGGTCAGGTCTCGGTGGCAGCAGGTTAATCAGGGTGTTCCAGACGTCCCTCTCTCCAGAGACACTTTCACGCCCCTCCTCGGGAACACGAGGCGTTCCCAGGTCAGAGGGAACATTTCATCCCTCCAgcgagttctgggtctaccccCGGGGTCTCCTCCCAGCCGGACGATGtcacaaacaataaacattaATTCACCAAATCTCTGTGGAAGTCTACCTCACAAGTTACTTCAAACAAATTTGAGCCGTTAACGCAGTTTCCTGCAAGTATCATGAAAACGTTGAGCTGTACGTTGAAGTTACCGTACCCACTTCCTTGTTTTTAGTTGTAAGATCCAGAAGCGTGGGGCCCGGATGTGTCCAGGGTAGCTGTCTATCACTTGGTCCATCCGTGTCTTTGAATTAACTTCATGTGAAATCTCACTGTGCAGAACTTTCAGTTTGCGTttcatgtaaacacaaaataattcacCTGTGTTTACCACTTCTGGCCACAGAGGTCACTGTTAATCAAAAGTTACACTTTACACGTAAAACAGAAACTTCTGTCTAGAAATGTTCTGTTTGGTATTTGTTATTTTGGCTGTTTTCATTGGTTCTGATAACTTTACACAACAGAGATGGTGGATGTGAGCAGATAAATGGAAATGATGTCAAACAAAATCCAGGTTATATAAAAACCTGAATACGTCCATGAATCCAAACCCTTGAGTTCACTTCGAGGTTAAACAGTTTAATCATTAATGTGAGAGTAAACTCAGATTCAGACACGTTATGATTTAAAGTCACTTTACCATTAAAAAGAGCTTGAAGTTGCACAGGtaaagactttttattttattattctcagAAACTCTACATTATAATGAAGACAGCCTCAGACAGCCTCTCCTAAAATAAGCTTCCTTTAGTGTTTACTACTGATGCATTGTGTCATCTTATGTAAGctcattttattaatatttaaaccTCCTTTGTTCTTTCCCTTCTGAGTCAAATGCATGAAATAATTatgtaaaacaaatcaacacGCATGTGAaatgcttcacatcagagcacAGAGGCTATCACCACTTTATGTTTTCAGAACGACACAAGCCAACATGTCTGGAAGTCTGAGACACGGAACACCATGTGCTTTCCCAGTGTACGTGGGGAGTGAACAGGAGCTTCCCCCCCGTCGTGCTGCTCAGGTACTGCACAGAACCTGATCGCCTCACGTTACTGATTCTCTGAACCCAGAAGGAACTGGGTTACATCACATTGTTTTATGTGTAAGTCAGTGTAGGTGCTGACTGTGGTTAATAGTGTTCAGAGGCTCCCCCTCAATCTCAGCAATTCATCTGTAACGTTTCCTCTCTAAAATGTCTAAAATCAAACAGTTATAAGTGTAGTGGAGTTGTGTTCCTACTTTCTAATTTTAAACCTGCAGTTATATTTACGCTCTGTCCATCACTAAAGGTCTTTTCACACCTAGTCTGATAAAAATCGTCTGATGTGTTTGTTATTCTTTAATTCACAGTGGGAGATGAACTGGTTGTCGTCCTCTCACTCTTACAGAGCTGTGGCTCCGGAGCAGAACAGGTTTACACAGCGGAACAGATGTAAACTTTCTACTGAACaaaactgtttcatttcatattcatctGTGATTCAGAGCCATGAACCGGACATGAAACATAAATGAGCTGAAGTGAAAAACGTCTTCCACAAGCTTGTGTCTTTATTATATTGAAGCTCCTCAACTGTCATCGCTTAAAACCCTAAAATCGATGTTCCTCTAAAATACATGACCTTGAGCTGTTTTGACCTTGGTCCTGGTCACCAGCTCTGAATTAGCTGCCTGAGCTAACTTTACCTCTCAAGCTAATACTGTGTTTTCAATCCGCTGAGCATGGCTCTAGTTTCTCTACGTGTTGATTGGACAGTGAGAGACATTACAGCTTAATAATAAACCTGACATGAGGCCACAGTCCCACACATCTGCAGGAAGCCAACGCCTGAGCTCTGCACAGCGTCTGTACACAAAGACGAGTTTCATCAACTCCAGGGGACGTGGACATTTCAGTGAACTGAACGCACTATATGACTTCATATAGCACACAcaggactacacacacacacacacacacacacacacacacacacacacacacacacacacacacacacacacacactgccgtAGCCACTCATGACCATTCTGATGCATTCCTGGCATTTTATTACACTCTGACAGTGTTTACAGTTTTATGATAACTAGGAgaattatttacacacacacacacacacacacgcacacacacacacacacgcacacacacacactgcagtaaaGTGATTAGAGCAGGTACAATCTGTTCTGCTGAGCTTTAAAACATCCTGTCTTTCAATTTCTGTTGTTATCTGCTGTCGGCCATGTTTGAACACGCTCCTCTGAGATGACAGATCAAAACTgattcatacacacactcacacacacacacacacacacacacacacacacacacacacacacacacacacatttttgttattttaccaACCAGCATGTTTCATCCTTCTTTCTCTGAGTCGTTGTTGTCACACACTGAGCAGAAATCTGCCAAGTAACACTGGTGATAATactacacacaccacacacacacacacacacacacacacacacacacacacacacacacacacacacacacacacacacacacacacacacacacacacacacacagccagttGTATCTGggcccttgtgtgtgtgtgtgtgtgtgtgtgtgtgtgtgtgtgagtgtgttgtgttctCAGCTCCTCATCTCTCAGAGATTAAACAGCTCAGTTTTctaacaacacaaagacaaaacttTCCTAGTCTGTTTACTCGTGACactaaaaacacagcagaacatgacagtttcatttcatgaaTTTAATGAGCTCATACGTTTGTAATTTACAGGTGAGGATTTATAGTTTTGATATATTCTGTGCTCTTGATTTAAGAAGAAATatgtttctgtcattctgtAATTTTCAGGTCTGTGTGCATGAATTAaagttcctcacatgttctgcaggttctgtgtgtgagaacaaatgtctgagtcagtgtctctggacatgttctggatcttctcctgcagcctcctggtgaaatgtgtgtaacatgtcagagtgagtccatgtgaggaaacagcaggacaatgtctggaagcttcccagagagcgagtggacgtgttgaaaCAAGCTCTGAAGGTTTACACTGCTTTTCAATATCCActgatccctgtgtgtgtgtgtgtgtgtgtgtgtgtgtgtctgtgtctgtgtgtgtgtgtgtgtgtgtgtgtgtgtgtgtctgtgtgtgtgtgtgtgtgtgtgtatgtgtctgtatgtgtgtgtgtgtgtgtgtgtgtgtgtgtgtccggatCAGGGTCACAGCAGGGTGCGACATGATTCCGTGAAATAACAACTCAGAGGTCAATCTGgtgacatcacagcagcagtcaccacagcatcaaaacaaaaacacaggaggagaagaggatcatgggaaatactcgagggaggaggagggggggggatattACTCATGTCTAATCTGTTAGGAGCCactgtgtgcccccccccccccccccccccttgttatTGATGTGATGgctcaagtgtttgtgtgtgcgtgcgtgtgtgtgtgtgtgtgtgtgtgtgtgtgtgtgtgtgtgtgtgtaggtgcgtgtgtatgtgcgtgtgtgtgtgtgtgtgtgtgtgtgtgtgtgtgtgtgtgtgtgtgtgtgttgatatgactcttcagttgtttttctgGTCACTGATTAACAGCTCTACGGAAAACTGTGAGTATTCAGGACATCAGGGGCCCACCTTTCAGGGCCTCACCTTTCAGGGGCCCACCTTTCAGGGCCTCACCTTTCAGGGGCCCACCTTTCAGGGGCCCACCTGTCGGGGGCCCACCTTTCAGGGGCCCACCTTTCAGGGCCTCACCTTTCAGGGCCTCACCTTTCAGGGGCCCCCTGTCGGGGCCTCACCTTTCAGGGGCCCACCTTTCAGGGGCCCACCTTTCAGGGGCCCACCTTCAGGGCCTCACCTTTCAGGGGCCCACCTTTCAGGGGCCCACCTGTCGGGGCCCACCTTTCAGGGGCCCACCTTTCAGGGCCTCACCTTTCAGGGGCCCACCTTTCAGGGGCCCACCTGTCGGGGGCCCACCTTTCAGGGGCCCACCTTTCAGGGCCTCACCTTTCAGGGGCCCACCTTTCAGGGGCCCACCTGTCGGGGGCCCACCTTTCAGGGGCCCTTTCAGGGCCTCACCTTTCAGGGCCTCACCTTTCAGGGGCCCACCTGTCGGGGCCTCACCTATCAGGGCCTCACCTATCAGGGCCTCACCTTTCAGGGCCTCACCTTTCAGGGGCCCACCTGTCGGGGGCCCACCTTTCAGGGGCCCACCTTCAGGGCCTCACCGTTCAGGGGCCCACCTTTCAGGGGCCCACCTGTCGGGGGCCCACCTTTCAGGGGCCCACCTGTCAGGGGCTCACCTGTCAGGGCCTCACCTTTCAGGGCCTCACCTTTCAGGGGCCCACCTGTCGGGGGCCCACCTGTCAGGGGCTCACCTGTCAGGGCCTCACCTTTCAGGGCCTCACCTTTCAGGGGCCCACCTGTCGGGGGCCCACCTGTCAGGGCCTCACCTTTCAGGGCCTCACCTTTCAGGGCCTCACCTTTCAGGGGCCCACCTGTCGGGGGCCCACCTGTCAGGGCCTCACCTTTCAGGGCCTCACCTTGCGTTGTGTCTGCACATTCATCCGTCACTCATtcattaatataaaaacagtgatgtcatgattgacagctgagactgactcgtgattggctgTGTATCTACAATCCGTCCCTCCGGCTGCTGtgactccaaatgacatcatcagcacaagatggccgcATTCATATCCcgaatattttggcttcatttctggatagtgggaggaagtggagacgcgtcggCCATGTTTTTCACAGTCTGGGATCAAACAGTGATTCTGACACATGTTGGTGAGGAAACtgttcatgtttctcttttAGATTTAGAAGGTTCAGTGAAGGAAACGTTCAGTGAAGGAAACGTTCAGTGAGGAAACGTTCAGTGAGGAAACGTTCAGTGAAGGAAACGTTCAGTGAAGGAAACGTTCAGTGAGGAAACGTTCAGTGAGGAAACGTTCAGTGAAGAAACGTTCAGTGAAGGAAACGTTCAGTGAAGGAAACGTTCAGTGAGGAAACGTTCAGTGAAGGAAACGTTCAGTGAGGAAACGTTCAGTGAAGGAAACGTTCAGTGAAGGAAACGTTCAGTGAGGAAACGTTCAGTGAAGGAAACGTTCAGTGAAGGAAACGTTCAGTGAGGAAACGTTCAGTGAGGAAACGTTCAGTGAAGGAAACGTTCAGTGAGGAAACGTTCAGTGAGGAAACGTTCAGTGAGGAAACGTTCAGTGAGGAAACGTTCAGTGAGGAAACGTTCAGTGAAGGAAACGTTCAGTGAGGAAACGTTCAGTGAAGGAAACGTTCAGTGAAGAAGAGACTCGTCACATCAGGATCTGTACGACACAacgtttctctgtgtgtgtgaataaataaatgaggcGTCAGGACGTTATCTTTgtcctgcagctgttttcaggtcagtgtctctggaccGTTGCTGGACGACGCACTTGTCACAGTCAGTTACTATTTctgagaacccccccccccccccccccccctcccgctctttctttcactccctctctgAAACAAACCCAACGgcttcatgttgttgttgttgagtctggaggggcgagagagagaggagagagagagggagagagaggagaaaacctTATataagaggagaaaataaatttaTCCATTCCACAATTCAAATAACttttgtatatgtatttagTTCTAATGATGATATTGTGaagaataaaacagtttttatattaatgtgggtgtgtacaaggttttgttgctgtaaatgTTGCAGCCGCAAAGGATTGTGGGACGtgatgtttcctctgctgaaAGAGTGAGGAAGCACTGAGGCTCCTTCTCTTATCACGTAGAGAATTGGATATACttcaggtcatt encodes the following:
- the LOC117776304 gene encoding repetitive proline-rich cell wall protein 1-like, which codes for MTLQLFFWSLINSSTENCEYSGHQGPTFQGLTFQGPTFQGLTFQGPTFQGPTCRGPTFQGPTFQGLTFQGLTFQGPPVGASPFRGPPFRGPPFRGPPSGPHLSGAHLSGAHLSGPTFQGPTFQGLTFQGPTFQGPTCRGPTFQGPTFQGLTFQGPTFQGPTCRGPTFQGPFQGLTFQGLTFQGPTCRGLTYQGLTYQGLTFQGLTFQGPTCRGPTFQGPTFRASPFRGPPFRGPPVGGPPFRGPPVRGSPVRASPFRASPFRGPPVGGPPVRGSPVRASPFRASPFRGPPVGGPPVRASPFRASPFRASPFRGPPVGGPPI